The Caldisericum sp. sequence TGAGAATCATACCCTATACCTATTCGTATTTCCATGTCTTTGCCATAAGCTCAGCTAAAAATATATCAAAAGGCGTTGTGATCTTGAAGTTTTCGTGAAGCCCTGAAACAACTTTTACAGGAATATTTGCCATCTCAAAGAGGATAGATTCATCAAAAATTTGCTCTGAAATCTCAAATTTGTCATAAAGTTTTAGAAGAACATCTCTTTTAAAGCCCTCGGGCGTTTGCACCTCAAAAAGTTTTGTTCGGTCAAGTGTTCTCTTTACAAAGCCATTTTCAACTTCTTTTACGGTTTGCCTAACTGGAAGAACCGGTATGACGCAATTAAACTCCTCAAGGTTCTCAAAAATTGATTGAACTAAATTTTTTGTTATAAATGGTCTTGCCCCATCATGAACGAGCACTAAATCAAATCTTGCAAACCCAACACCGTTTTTAACGGATTGA is a genomic window containing:
- the ispD gene encoding 2-C-methyl-D-erythritol 4-phosphate cytidylyltransferase yields the protein MDASAVIVAAGKSVRANGVDKNFIKIYGKYIVEFSIEVFSKVSNIKEIILVLNDDNFPKGEELLRKYPALKLVKGGAFRAQSVKNGVGFARFDLVLVHDGARPFITKNLVQSIFENLEEFNCVIPVLPVRQTVKEVENGFVKRTLDRTKLFEVQTPEGFKRDVLLKLYDKFEISEQIFDESILFEMANIPVKVVSGLHENFKITTPFDIFLAELMAKTWKYE